One Blastocatellia bacterium genomic region harbors:
- a CDS encoding protein kinase — MSTPLMARYEVLGTLGKGGMGEVLKARDLQLKRVVAIKKLLPSSLGGEEAKARFLREARLAAQLSHPNIATIYDVFDADGEAFIVMELVEGETLRELTARGPLPLDRVFDIGLQIASALAAAHKQHVVHRDIKSDNIKITPDGHVKILDFGLAKRVETIDPTIEQTVKAESLWVTQEGFAAGSPGYTAPEQWRGEPVDARADIFSFGVVLYEMITGQSPFPGKSVVERITATMHVDPNPVTQYASVPGQLEHVVKKALAKNPTERYQSVVEMQRDLESLRTQQLMAATVGQMPADVSASAALQARYEILGELGQGGMGKVYKAKDRKLGRIVAVKELRQGVLADQTSRARFSREAKLLAQLNHPHVATIHDIIEDGQQLFIILEYIDGERLLDKVKAGPLPPEQAYQFALEGAEALAHAHNHQIIHRDIKTANIMLTRDGHVKVLDFGLAKRLTPEELSQYAQTQSIAIGLTATRVTFGTPKYMSPEQRMTADVDARSDLFSYGVVLCEMLVGELSLMGEVVAELLETDPALWPAPLNRIPKPWQPILKKCLARDVDARYQTAAELIADLKQLRYVADERTEMATIAERAVEWPRERIAAGPPVMPTLVRSGLALVPALFLVHQVGQASSAIAALFYLALLIALPVMIFQLPRWLAGRFMFMRQLVHETSALAFPLLMVNLVLVCLAAMSFFDFMGWQSWGDWRYAVRHEPVSQDIVLVAIDAETKAYFDTVLQKPLKSGADLWKLREYHPIVLRKLAAAQPKVIAFDLYFSHVSEVPQYDDAFAEALREVRTQHQIPIIVGQDFDPQQHEFVPTTTKLQAALADSPDQPFWGHPIVLSDQTGGPGFEQGIVRVVPMQIVRTASLDGHAATLWFPSISLLMMTAGQYDIGIEPAGGILTVAQVHIPLDRGSPYLKNLPPGPYHYQYHNMLVNFPDEPFRTVSYASLINGEIKRDDFFQKYVLIGSEFPDFEPYRSTPLGQWSPYKIHASALNTMLLKQYIRRFDGLGKLLVMLAAAYLILAFAIRWPAPSWRIAALTAGVCVVMFAVALFLFLRERIWFDASYPNLAAVLTGILVYVKR; from the coding sequence TCACCCCAACATCGCTACCATCTACGATGTGTTCGATGCCGATGGTGAAGCTTTCATCGTGATGGAATTGGTTGAAGGAGAGACGCTGCGTGAGCTGACGGCGCGCGGCCCGCTGCCGTTGGATCGGGTGTTTGACATCGGCTTACAAATCGCTAGTGCGTTGGCAGCCGCTCACAAACAGCATGTCGTTCACCGGGACATTAAATCGGATAATATCAAGATCACTCCGGATGGACACGTGAAAATACTGGATTTTGGGCTGGCCAAGCGCGTTGAAACGATTGATCCGACCATTGAGCAAACCGTTAAGGCCGAGTCGTTGTGGGTTACGCAAGAAGGCTTCGCGGCTGGCTCGCCTGGGTACACGGCTCCTGAACAATGGCGCGGCGAACCGGTTGACGCGCGCGCTGATATTTTCTCATTCGGCGTCGTGCTCTACGAGATGATCACTGGCCAGTCGCCATTCCCCGGCAAGTCAGTCGTCGAACGGATCACTGCGACCATGCACGTTGACCCCAATCCGGTGACCCAGTATGCCTCTGTGCCGGGCCAGCTCGAACATGTCGTCAAAAAAGCGTTGGCCAAGAATCCGACCGAGCGGTATCAGTCGGTGGTTGAGATGCAACGCGACCTGGAATCACTCCGCACGCAACAGCTCATGGCGGCGACCGTCGGCCAGATGCCGGCCGATGTGTCGGCTTCAGCCGCGTTGCAAGCGCGATACGAAATACTGGGTGAGTTGGGCCAAGGTGGCATGGGCAAGGTCTACAAGGCCAAGGATCGGAAGCTTGGTCGCATCGTCGCCGTCAAAGAGCTTCGTCAAGGCGTGCTGGCCGATCAGACCTCACGCGCTCGATTTTCCCGCGAAGCAAAATTACTGGCGCAATTGAACCACCCACATGTAGCCACCATCCACGACATCATTGAAGATGGCCAGCAACTGTTCATCATCTTGGAATACATAGATGGGGAGCGGCTGCTGGACAAGGTCAAGGCCGGCCCGCTGCCTCCGGAGCAAGCTTATCAATTTGCTCTGGAAGGAGCCGAGGCGCTAGCTCACGCGCACAATCATCAGATCATTCATCGCGACATCAAAACGGCCAACATCATGCTGACGCGTGATGGTCACGTCAAGGTGCTCGATTTTGGTCTGGCCAAGCGGCTGACGCCCGAAGAGCTTTCTCAATATGCTCAGACACAGAGCATCGCCATCGGATTAACAGCAACCCGCGTGACGTTCGGCACGCCGAAATATATGTCACCGGAACAACGCATGACCGCCGACGTTGATGCACGCAGTGATTTGTTCTCATACGGCGTTGTTTTGTGCGAGATGCTGGTTGGGGAATTGTCACTCATGGGTGAAGTGGTCGCCGAATTGCTCGAGACGGACCCTGCGTTGTGGCCAGCGCCGCTGAATCGAATTCCTAAGCCGTGGCAACCAATCCTGAAAAAGTGTCTGGCTCGTGATGTTGACGCCCGCTATCAGACAGCGGCTGAGTTGATCGCTGATTTGAAGCAGCTTCGATACGTGGCTGACGAGCGTACCGAAATGGCCACCATCGCTGAACGCGCCGTTGAGTGGCCACGAGAAAGGATTGCTGCTGGACCGCCCGTCATGCCGACCTTGGTGCGCAGTGGACTGGCGCTCGTGCCGGCTTTGTTCCTGGTTCATCAAGTTGGGCAGGCATCTTCAGCCATCGCCGCGCTGTTCTACCTAGCCCTGCTAATTGCGCTGCCGGTGATGATTTTTCAATTGCCCAGGTGGCTCGCCGGCCGCTTCATGTTCATGCGCCAACTGGTTCATGAAACCAGTGCGTTGGCATTTCCACTGTTGATGGTCAATCTGGTTTTGGTTTGTCTGGCGGCGATGAGTTTCTTCGATTTCATGGGCTGGCAGAGCTGGGGCGATTGGCGATACGCCGTTCGTCATGAACCGGTGAGCCAGGACATTGTATTGGTAGCCATTGATGCGGAAACGAAGGCCTATTTCGACACGGTGTTGCAAAAACCGCTGAAAAGCGGCGCCGATCTGTGGAAATTGCGCGAGTACCATCCGATTGTGCTGCGCAAACTGGCTGCCGCGCAACCAAAGGTGATCGCCTTCGATTTGTACTTCAGCCATGTCAGCGAAGTGCCTCAGTATGATGATGCGTTTGCTGAGGCCTTGCGCGAGGTGCGGACCCAACATCAGATTCCTATAATCGTTGGACAAGATTTTGATCCACAGCAGCACGAATTCGTGCCGACCACAACGAAACTGCAAGCTGCGTTGGCCGATTCACCGGATCAGCCGTTTTGGGGTCATCCTATTGTATTATCGGATCAGACCGGTGGACCTGGCTTCGAGCAGGGCATTGTTCGTGTCGTGCCGATGCAGATCGTTCGCACGGCCAGCCTCGATGGCCATGCTGCCACGCTATGGTTTCCTTCGATCTCGCTTTTGATGATGACTGCTGGACAGTACGATATTGGCATAGAGCCGGCCGGTGGGATATTGACTGTCGCTCAGGTGCACATCCCACTTGATCGTGGTTCGCCCTACCTGAAGAATTTGCCGCCGGGGCCATACCACTATCAGTATCACAACATGCTGGTCAATTTCCCCGATGAGCCATTTCGCACTGTCTCGTATGCGAGCCTTATCAATGGCGAAATTAAGCGGGACGATTTCTTTCAGAAGTATGTGTTAATTGGCAGCGAGTTTCCCGATTTTGAGCCATACCGCTCAACACCCTTGGGGCAATGGTCGCCTTACAAAATTCACGCCAGCGCCCTCAATACGATGTTGCTGAAGCAGTATATCCGGCGGTTTGATGGCCTGGGCAAGTTGCTCGTGATGTTGGCTGCTGCTTATCTGATTTTGGCCTTTGCTATCAGATGGCCTGCGCCATCATGGAGAATCGCAGCGTTGACCGCTGGCGTTTGCGTGGTGATGTTTGCAGTCGCATTGTTCTTATTCTTGCGTGAGCGCATTTGGTTCGATGCGAGTTATCCCAACCTAGCCGCTGTGTTGACAGGGATATTGGTCTACGTGAAGCGGTGA
- a CDS encoding tetratricopeptide repeat protein, with amino-acid sequence MLPRLSKNLHKSQVCLLIVIVSMLATPVLAQTQVGQIRHIEKPPTGASEFASRELVRSVEVFRQNGPRDFGYKDMPLQAGDGIAVRSADPRVYRVIVGFTDPTRQQLKIGPGRGIVYLAGRDSFRAEAEQGFLGWVKGKVQATTKYVQAIAPGTEYGLVIDGERARVFVWEGEVRVTNLGPNPLTVAVTEKRVTDVFGPNQPSQPRVPKFEEVRELVLFGLDLDPVIRATVTDERLRQRLHEDLIRALFESRVQRSAVAPQINLANAYLFLGKTQDALSMFDEAERISPRPAAIFNGRGVALTQLGQYAQAADAFNQALSRDRDSIYYNNRGNLLLIQGSEKIEQALSDYDQAIRRDRTNAAPLNGRAVAFFQRNEFLAAEANLNQSLRLRDRAVARSNLGNLWLMQNRLAAAEAEYARALQFDPQDATALHNRGVCRLKQQQFEQARDDFAAAIEADPRQAAPRIGLGLAYVGLNRIDEAVTAFISALQPDYTNRTAYRNLAYLFISREQARNLIQQRLQQTADIEPAAQAPLNQFIRFLETLPSVPRADFDRAFDRFQLAAR; translated from the coding sequence ATGTTGCCGAGGCTGAGCAAGAATCTTCACAAGAGCCAGGTCTGTTTATTGATTGTCATCGTGAGCATGCTAGCTACGCCGGTGTTGGCCCAGACGCAAGTTGGTCAGATTCGTCACATTGAGAAGCCGCCGACGGGCGCCAGCGAATTTGCCTCGCGCGAATTAGTCCGTAGCGTGGAAGTCTTTCGCCAGAATGGCCCGCGCGATTTTGGCTACAAGGACATGCCATTGCAGGCTGGCGATGGCATCGCCGTTCGCAGTGCTGATCCTCGCGTCTATCGGGTGATCGTCGGTTTCACGGATCCGACCCGTCAACAACTCAAGATTGGCCCCGGCCGGGGGATTGTCTATCTGGCCGGTCGAGATAGTTTTCGCGCGGAGGCTGAGCAAGGCTTTCTCGGATGGGTCAAAGGCAAAGTGCAAGCGACGACCAAATATGTTCAAGCGATTGCGCCGGGCACGGAGTATGGGTTGGTCATTGATGGCGAGCGAGCGCGCGTCTTTGTTTGGGAAGGAGAAGTGCGCGTGACTAACCTCGGCCCCAATCCACTGACCGTTGCTGTCACTGAAAAGAGAGTGACGGATGTGTTCGGTCCCAATCAACCGAGCCAACCGCGCGTGCCTAAATTTGAGGAAGTCAGAGAGCTTGTCCTTTTCGGCCTTGACTTAGACCCGGTCATCCGCGCCACGGTCACCGACGAACGACTGCGCCAACGGTTACATGAAGACCTGATCCGCGCTCTTTTTGAAAGCCGCGTCCAACGGAGCGCCGTCGCACCGCAGATCAATCTGGCCAATGCGTATCTGTTTTTAGGAAAGACGCAAGATGCTTTGAGTATGTTTGATGAAGCCGAGCGGATTTCGCCTCGACCGGCAGCCATATTTAACGGTCGCGGCGTCGCGTTGACACAGCTCGGCCAATATGCGCAGGCGGCCGATGCGTTCAATCAAGCGTTGAGCCGCGACCGTGACTCAATCTACTACAATAATCGCGGCAATCTTCTGCTCATACAGGGCAGTGAGAAAATCGAGCAGGCCCTGTCTGACTACGACCAAGCCATTCGACGGGATCGAACCAACGCCGCGCCACTGAACGGCCGCGCAGTAGCGTTTTTCCAGCGAAACGAATTCCTGGCAGCGGAAGCCAATCTGAACCAATCATTGCGATTGCGCGACCGCGCTGTTGCTCGCAGTAATTTGGGGAATCTTTGGTTGATGCAAAACAGACTCGCGGCGGCGGAGGCTGAATATGCCAGGGCATTGCAGTTCGATCCCCAGGATGCCACCGCATTGCATAATCGCGGAGTCTGCCGGTTGAAGCAACAGCAGTTTGAACAAGCCCGCGATGATTTCGCCGCTGCGATTGAAGCTGATCCACGACAGGCAGCCCCACGCATCGGCTTGGGACTAGCTTACGTTGGCTTGAATCGGATAGATGAGGCTGTGACGGCGTTCATCAGCGCTCTGCAACCCGATTATACCAATCGAACAGCATACAGAAATCTGGCTTACTTGTTCATCAGCCGAGAGCAGGCGCGCAACCTCATTCAACAACGCTTACAACAAACGGCCGACATCGAACCTGCTGCGCAGGCGCCGCTGAACCAATTTATTCGATTTTTAGAAACGTTGCCGTCCGTGCCTCGCGCAGACTTTGACCGCGCATTTGACCGATTTCAATTAGCCGCCCGGTGA
- a CDS encoding Ig-like domain-containing protein, whose translation MNRGVRLRIMTRSWLAIMVSVTLCLPLLPTSRAGQLPLLVLAITPANNATGVSTRTTIVATFSQTLIAETVNRETFLLIQPTGQPVAGIVTATGPLAVFAPLQELSPNTSYRVLIRGGPNGVAGGLFGFPSFLVQDFTSRFTTGSGGAGDGTEVTPEQGGTVTDPRRGSAIIIPPNTLRVTARVRVLTLDTLDQQINNDCGVPIRPGEELPGVPGFERVTEVVRYEADPCGVVAFAPGGRLLLPLIQQKFPIGLPIRSTAPFRLFELSRRGGRLQFLDTGIAAKLTSEGGTNRTRGNFVTTPDIQIFGTFAAFRQISQKKHSGSDADDFAVAEATSAVEQNNPVRLYFPVISQGSGRATRISIANPDTSANVDILFRAYRDNGTLAGTQLRTVNANRQASFLVSDLFPTLTSGAIIAERQAGGALTGFYEIADSFTAPNRLSGAEAATQLQTTLLFPVVKSLNQVFTEVHVFNPHGMPVNITLSGFTAAGTRVPATNAIGQPLTTISLSPFEKLIVYNDGSTTKANVRLDFTNLDGGYVFVQSVDAVAITGGELFGEMMSGQMSLALLNSLPFPRGCLPSSTDPCACQVGNPATSPVPSALHQHTMYAPYFENDPASSIIYLVNVSEHPAELGFRVYGEDGQFRASFPPTGFLTIAPHQVFQADPMTLFGFNPSPGYVRVEDQNSAFVGGLINRNTSTGRFATIIPLIPDDPQITQIPTSTYFSRVQIDPASANPRQTTGMLVMNPTLNSLQFRIRITTPTGQLRQSSVLTAPALGAYTLTRLSLATLFSGLTLNGGYANVLVTTVPGPGQGGRVIPVATYRTSQLVSTVQQQNQQP comes from the coding sequence ATGAACAGAGGGGTTCGGCTTAGAATCATGACACGATCATGGCTAGCTATCATGGTGAGTGTGACACTATGCTTGCCATTACTGCCAACGAGCCGAGCAGGTCAACTGCCGCTGCTCGTGCTGGCGATCACGCCGGCCAATAATGCCACAGGCGTTTCGACGCGAACGACGATAGTGGCCACTTTTTCACAAACCCTGATTGCAGAGACTGTCAACCGAGAGACCTTTCTGCTGATTCAGCCTACCGGCCAACCCGTGGCAGGTATTGTCACCGCCACTGGTCCGCTTGCTGTTTTTGCGCCGCTTCAAGAATTGTCACCCAATACGTCCTACCGTGTGCTCATTCGAGGTGGTCCGAATGGTGTGGCCGGAGGTCTTTTCGGATTCCCGTCGTTTTTGGTTCAGGATTTCACCAGCCGTTTTACCACCGGCTCCGGGGGCGCAGGCGATGGCACGGAGGTTACACCTGAGCAAGGCGGCACAGTCACAGACCCGCGTCGTGGGTCTGCCATTATTATCCCACCGAATACGCTGCGGGTGACGGCTCGCGTGCGTGTGCTTACGCTCGATACGCTTGATCAGCAGATCAACAACGATTGTGGCGTGCCAATTCGACCAGGCGAAGAGCTACCGGGGGTTCCCGGCTTTGAGCGTGTGACTGAGGTGGTGCGCTACGAGGCGGACCCTTGCGGCGTGGTTGCTTTTGCGCCGGGAGGCCGTTTGTTATTGCCGTTGATCCAGCAGAAATTTCCTATAGGTTTACCGATTCGCTCAACAGCCCCATTTCGCCTCTTCGAGTTATCCCGCCGCGGCGGCCGATTGCAGTTCCTCGACACAGGCATTGCGGCTAAGCTCACCTCGGAAGGCGGGACAAATCGCACGCGCGGCAATTTCGTTACCACGCCGGATATTCAGATTTTCGGTACCTTTGCTGCCTTCCGGCAAATATCTCAGAAGAAACATTCGGGCAGCGATGCGGACGACTTCGCGGTGGCCGAGGCGACATCCGCCGTTGAGCAGAACAATCCGGTTCGGCTCTACTTTCCCGTCATCAGCCAGGGCAGCGGGCGCGCCACGCGAATTTCTATCGCCAATCCCGATACAAGCGCCAACGTGGACATCCTGTTCAGGGCTTACCGCGATAACGGAACGCTAGCCGGCACGCAACTGCGCACGGTCAATGCCAATCGTCAAGCCTCATTCTTGGTGTCTGATCTATTTCCGACATTGACGAGCGGAGCCATCATCGCCGAGCGTCAAGCTGGCGGCGCCCTGACGGGCTTTTACGAAATCGCCGATAGCTTCACGGCGCCAAATCGGCTGAGCGGCGCTGAAGCCGCCACACAGCTTCAAACCACGTTGCTCTTTCCGGTGGTCAAGTCGTTGAATCAGGTATTCACGGAAGTGCATGTGTTCAACCCACATGGGATGCCGGTCAATATCACGCTCTCAGGGTTCACTGCCGCAGGAACACGTGTGCCGGCAACCAACGCCATCGGTCAACCGCTGACGACAATTTCTTTGTCGCCGTTTGAGAAGTTAATTGTTTACAACGATGGCTCGACAACAAAAGCCAACGTGCGTCTCGATTTTACCAATCTTGACGGTGGTTATGTGTTCGTTCAATCGGTTGATGCTGTTGCGATCACCGGTGGAGAACTGTTTGGCGAGATGATGAGCGGGCAGATGAGCCTGGCGTTGCTTAACAGTTTACCGTTCCCGCGTGGGTGTTTACCTTCGAGCACCGACCCATGCGCTTGTCAAGTTGGCAACCCCGCCACGTCACCCGTGCCCAGTGCGCTTCATCAGCACACGATGTATGCTCCGTATTTCGAGAATGACCCGGCCAGCTCGATCATCTATTTAGTCAATGTCAGCGAGCATCCGGCTGAGCTGGGCTTTCGCGTGTACGGCGAGGATGGACAATTCCGGGCCAGTTTCCCGCCGACCGGTTTTTTGACGATTGCGCCTCATCAGGTGTTTCAGGCTGACCCAATGACCCTTTTCGGGTTTAATCCAAGCCCCGGTTATGTGCGTGTTGAGGATCAGAACTCAGCATTTGTCGGTGGATTGATCAATCGCAACACGTCAACCGGCCGATTTGCCACGATCATTCCGCTGATTCCTGACGATCCGCAGATTACGCAAATTCCTACCAGCACGTACTTCTCGCGCGTGCAGATTGATCCAGCTTCGGCAAATCCACGTCAGACGACAGGTATGCTGGTGATGAATCCGACGCTGAATTCGCTTCAGTTTCGCATCCGGATTACGACGCCTACCGGTCAGCTCCGGCAATCATCGGTTCTGACCGCGCCGGCGCTTGGAGCGTATACGTTGACGCGGCTGTCGCTAGCCACGCTGTTTTCCGGGTTAACCCTGAATGGCGGATACGCCAATGTGCTCGTGACGACGGTGCCCGGACCGGGGCAGGGCGGCCGGGTCATTCCCGTAGCCACGTATCGCACCAGCCAGCTCGTTTCGACGGTGCAACAACAGAATCAGCAGCCGTGA
- a CDS encoding TonB-dependent receptor, with amino-acid sequence MRYVWLLMICAVPAAAQVPITGRVVGTIENEAGVALADVRVTLAYQGAAPSTGAVMPQARTVNSDSNGVFVIDQVDPGLYRLTVQAAFFEPVTTTIEVLTANSKILKIVLGRRSRVAFSTDVAVEDGFRVPVISTVEFQLGTDVKEPVVNTREGQLGGSFEPQRITALPLDGRNYLDLLKLQPGVFDENGGEGFASFNGGRGTAQNFTLDGTENTDADVALPSLFEDGAVSLDAIQEFRVITSNANAEYGRNSGGQVSLFVKRGGNEFHGLLYHYFMHDKLNARNFFDLDPQFIKRGLKPPALRHQFGANGGGPLVKDRQFFFTSYEGFRNREGLPRHPRVPTVGEVDGVNLFRNQLEAQFRFVENLEPSGLPPSSFPSPLLTALFKFGYPAPTRPLITPSGEPDSVVGIFDTTVPFQNDTDSFIVRTDHQLTASNRMHVRYGLSNGDESIVGNGLPGSGAGKDFRTQNVSIVNTHLIGANQVNEFRFGFSRNRVDFPTAQTPMAIQRLAGMTLAEALDCGAEAFSVECQQSRRTFAQLYPSIRFGADNSTSQGFPYFIFPSGTFANFGVDAGLFPQGRARNTFQFGDTYSAVVGRHTIRAGMDIRRLQQNSISGFHLRPSFILVDIPDRAAGSIPGISSDQIFGGQQNYFFTRECGAGDMRACAASDRNGDGIPDGPIIRGLRSTEYGLFIQDNVKLTRRLTLDAGLRYEIFGREGEADSFLSRATNAQFLPNGTLSPNFSVQQFGSGIGRTVRDADLNNFGPRLGLAWDPFGDGKMAVRASYGIYYDHIQGTTIFPSQLNPPGVLGFSIPNDIILANESRVFGRVGLVPVRLAPGALLQTDLGGNVAIGPNGQPGRYPLPLHVIDPATRDPYTQRWNLTIQRELDQDTLIELSYVGSKGTRLLRVRTPNLGPFIIDQPALGQIFFGDFRSFRRPNTQFGSVTWQESSANSIYHAFQLHAQRRFSRGISFQVSYTIGKSLDDASSNVADAGRGGSIFPQNSFDLSSERGRSAFDVRQRLVFNYVVDLPLGPGRTFLSNVNGVGGRLLEGWSVSGITVIQTGFPLTLLAGYDVNGDGVLNDRPFLVPGRSLNDLLVPGGGKNGNTRFFRDPTGGDNQFCDFNGTPTTSSFPCQRSRNIVTPGRQRYFFDPTAPTYFDQRPNLLRPFDPNLLLGRGLLTGPGRIKFDLAVRKVTSLSRLREGMNIELRAEFFNLFNHTNFADPEVNILSPQFGELTATSTSSRLIQLALRLAF; translated from the coding sequence ATGCGTTACGTGTGGTTGCTCATGATCTGTGCTGTGCCTGCTGCGGCGCAGGTTCCGATTACCGGTCGAGTAGTGGGAACGATTGAGAACGAAGCTGGGGTTGCGCTGGCTGATGTCCGCGTCACGCTGGCCTATCAAGGGGCAGCGCCATCCACAGGCGCAGTGATGCCGCAAGCTCGAACGGTCAACTCCGATAGCAATGGTGTGTTTGTCATTGATCAGGTTGATCCGGGTCTCTATCGGTTGACTGTTCAGGCCGCATTTTTCGAGCCAGTGACGACGACGATTGAAGTCCTGACGGCTAACTCCAAAATCCTCAAGATTGTGCTCGGTCGGCGCAGTCGCGTGGCTTTTTCAACCGATGTCGCTGTGGAAGATGGCTTCCGTGTCCCTGTGATTTCAACCGTTGAATTTCAGCTTGGCACTGATGTGAAAGAGCCGGTGGTCAATACGCGTGAAGGGCAACTTGGCGGGTCGTTCGAGCCGCAGCGCATCACTGCATTGCCGCTCGACGGGCGAAATTACCTTGATCTGCTCAAGCTTCAGCCAGGCGTGTTCGATGAAAACGGCGGAGAAGGATTCGCTTCGTTCAACGGCGGACGCGGCACAGCGCAAAACTTCACGCTCGACGGCACAGAGAATACCGATGCTGATGTGGCGCTCCCTTCGCTGTTTGAAGATGGGGCAGTTTCGCTTGATGCCATTCAAGAATTTCGCGTCATCACCAGCAACGCGAATGCTGAGTATGGACGCAATTCAGGCGGACAAGTCAGCTTGTTCGTCAAGCGCGGCGGCAACGAGTTTCACGGGCTACTCTACCACTACTTCATGCACGATAAGCTGAATGCGCGAAATTTTTTCGATCTCGATCCGCAGTTCATCAAGCGTGGATTAAAGCCGCCCGCGCTGCGCCATCAATTTGGCGCTAATGGCGGCGGGCCGCTGGTGAAAGATCGTCAGTTCTTTTTCACGAGCTATGAGGGCTTTCGTAATCGCGAAGGATTGCCGCGCCATCCGCGCGTGCCAACCGTTGGGGAAGTAGACGGCGTGAACCTGTTTCGCAATCAACTGGAAGCGCAATTCCGCTTTGTCGAAAACCTTGAACCTAGTGGCCTGCCGCCTTCGAGCTTTCCTAGTCCGCTGCTCACCGCTCTGTTCAAGTTCGGTTATCCGGCCCCGACGCGGCCGCTGATCACGCCAAGCGGAGAGCCGGATTCAGTCGTCGGCATTTTCGACACGACGGTTCCGTTCCAGAACGACACGGACAGTTTCATCGTGCGAACCGATCATCAACTGACAGCCAGCAATCGCATGCACGTGCGCTACGGGCTGAGCAATGGCGATGAAAGTATTGTCGGCAACGGTCTGCCTGGCAGCGGCGCTGGCAAGGACTTTCGCACGCAGAACGTCTCGATTGTCAATACCCATCTGATCGGGGCCAATCAGGTGAATGAATTTCGCTTCGGTTTCAGTCGCAATCGCGTTGATTTCCCGACCGCACAAACGCCGATGGCAATTCAGAGGCTGGCAGGCATGACACTGGCTGAAGCGCTTGATTGCGGCGCTGAAGCCTTCAGCGTTGAATGTCAGCAGAGTCGGCGAACCTTCGCTCAGTTGTATCCGTCCATTCGTTTCGGCGCTGATAACAGCACCAGCCAAGGGTTTCCTTACTTCATTTTTCCGAGCGGCACGTTTGCTAATTTCGGCGTTGACGCCGGTCTGTTTCCACAAGGCCGAGCGCGCAACACATTCCAGTTTGGCGACACCTATTCGGCTGTGGTTGGACGTCACACGATTCGCGCGGGCATGGATATTCGCCGGTTGCAGCAAAATTCTATTTCTGGATTCCACCTGCGACCGTCGTTCATTCTTGTAGATATTCCTGACCGCGCTGCTGGCAGTATTCCTGGCATCAGTTCAGATCAAATCTTCGGCGGCCAGCAAAACTATTTCTTCACGCGCGAATGCGGCGCCGGCGATATGAGAGCGTGCGCGGCTTCAGATCGCAATGGCGACGGCATCCCTGACGGCCCGATCATCCGCGGCTTGCGCAGCACCGAATATGGGTTGTTCATTCAAGACAATGTGAAGTTGACGCGCCGACTGACCTTGGATGCTGGTTTACGGTATGAAATTTTTGGACGAGAAGGTGAAGCTGATAGCTTCTTGTCGCGGGCTACGAACGCGCAGTTTTTACCGAATGGGACTTTGTCACCGAATTTCTCGGTACAACAATTTGGATCAGGCATCGGTCGCACGGTGCGCGACGCCGACTTGAACAATTTCGGGCCGCGACTGGGCTTGGCCTGGGACCCATTCGGTGACGGGAAAATGGCTGTGCGGGCCAGCTACGGCATCTACTATGACCACATTCAGGGGACAACGATATTCCCCAGTCAATTGAATCCGCCGGGTGTGCTAGGCTTCTCGATTCCCAATGACATCATCTTGGCGAATGAGTCTCGTGTGTTTGGTCGCGTTGGCCTTGTGCCGGTGAGATTGGCGCCGGGCGCGTTGCTGCAAACCGATCTGGGCGGCAACGTCGCGATCGGGCCAAATGGCCAACCAGGGCGGTATCCGTTGCCCTTGCACGTGATTGATCCGGCCACTCGCGACCCCTATACGCAACGTTGGAATCTGACCATCCAACGCGAGCTCGATCAGGATACCTTGATTGAGCTGAGCTACGTCGGCTCGAAAGGAACTCGCTTGCTGCGCGTGCGCACGCCGAACCTGGGGCCGTTCATCATTGATCAACCAGCGTTGGGTCAAATTTTCTTTGGCGATTTTCGCTCATTTCGCCGACCGAATACGCAGTTTGGCTCGGTGACTTGGCAGGAATCTTCGGCCAACTCGATCTATCACGCTTTTCAATTGCACGCACAGCGACGATTCAGTCGCGGCATCTCGTTTCAAGTTAGTTACACGATCGGCAAATCGCTGGATGACGCCTCCAGCAACGTGGCCGATGCCGGTCGTGGCGGCAGCATATTCCCGCAGAATTCGTTTGATCTTTCTTCAGAACGGGGTCGTTCGGCCTTTGACGTGCGGCAGCGGCTGGTCTTCAACTATGTCGTTGACTTGCCGCTGGGGCCGGGCCGGACGTTTCTGAGCAATGTGAATGGAGTTGGTGGCCGTCTGCTGGAAGGCTGGTCGGTCAGCGGCATCACGGTTATCCAGACCGGCTTCCCCTTGACGTTGCTGGCCGGTTATGACGTCAATGGCGATGGCGTATTGAATGATCGTCCTTTTTTAGTCCCGGGTCGTTCGTTGAATGACTTGCTTGTGCCCGGTGGCGGGAAGAACGGGAACACACGCTTTTTCCGCGACCCGACCGGCGGCGATAATCAGTTCTGTGATTTCAATGGAACGCCCACGACGAGCTCATTTCCTTGTCAACGGAGTCGCAACATCGTCACGCCGGGACGACAGCGATATTTCTTCGATCCAACCGCGCCAACCTACTTCGATCAACGGCCCAATCTGCTCCGCCCGTTTGATCCGAACCTGTTATTGGGACGTGGCCTGTTGACCGGCCCGGGTCGCATCAAATTCGATCTGGCAGTGCGCAAGGTCACAAGCTTGAGCCGTCTGCGCGAAGGCATGAACATCGAACTGCGAGCTGAGTTCTTCAATCTGTTCAATCACACGAATTTTGCTGATCCCGAAGTGAATATTCTCTCGCCACAGTTCGGTGAGCTGACAGCTACCTCGACATCTTCACGGCTGATTCAACTGGCGCTGCGCCTGGCGTTTTAG